The following are encoded together in the Kribbella sp. CA-293567 genome:
- a CDS encoding zinc-dependent alcohol dehydrogenase family protein → MRAIVIEQYGVPPTVQEVPEPAVQPGGVVVQVAATGLCRSDWHGWQGHDPDIVLPHVPGHELAGTIAAVGAGVEGWAVGDRVTSPFICACGTCEQCLQGNQQVCPNQLQPGFNYWGSFAEYVALPFAAVNLVRLPESLDFGTAAGLGCRFATSFRAVRQVGRVVAGENVVVFGCGGIGLSAVMIAAALGARVIAVDTNPAALELARSYGAAEVLLSSESVADEIRELTGGGAQVTMDALGSNEIVQSALRSLRPRGRHLQVGLLPSGVQLDVGGLIWQELEWLGSHGMPAHAYPEMLGLVASGNLAPAELITRRISLEEVPAALAALSDGTPAGITVINPWGEPSSNLRAGSDRPLVAGRCGRVADCRSGRPGRRVRGA, encoded by the coding sequence ATGCGCGCGATCGTGATCGAGCAGTACGGCGTACCGCCGACGGTGCAGGAGGTGCCCGAGCCTGCGGTCCAGCCTGGTGGGGTGGTCGTGCAGGTGGCGGCGACCGGGTTGTGCCGCAGTGACTGGCACGGGTGGCAGGGTCATGATCCCGACATCGTGCTGCCCCATGTGCCGGGACACGAACTGGCCGGGACGATTGCCGCGGTGGGCGCGGGCGTGGAGGGCTGGGCGGTCGGCGATCGGGTCACGTCGCCGTTCATCTGCGCCTGTGGGACCTGCGAGCAGTGTTTGCAGGGGAATCAGCAGGTCTGCCCGAATCAGTTGCAGCCGGGGTTCAACTACTGGGGTTCGTTCGCGGAGTACGTCGCGCTGCCGTTCGCCGCGGTGAATCTTGTCCGGCTACCGGAGTCGCTCGACTTCGGTACGGCGGCAGGGTTGGGGTGCCGGTTCGCTACGTCGTTCCGGGCTGTGCGGCAGGTAGGCCGGGTCGTTGCCGGCGAGAATGTGGTGGTCTTCGGATGCGGTGGCATCGGGCTGTCGGCGGTGATGATCGCTGCGGCGCTCGGTGCGCGGGTGATCGCTGTGGACACGAACCCGGCGGCCCTCGAGTTGGCCCGCTCGTACGGCGCTGCCGAGGTGCTGTTGTCGTCGGAGTCCGTCGCTGACGAGATCCGAGAACTGACCGGCGGTGGGGCACAGGTGACGATGGACGCCCTGGGCTCCAACGAGATCGTGCAGAGCGCGTTGCGGTCGCTGCGCCCGCGGGGGCGGCATCTGCAGGTGGGGCTGCTGCCGTCCGGGGTGCAGTTGGATGTCGGCGGCCTGATCTGGCAGGAGCTGGAGTGGCTCGGCAGTCATGGGATGCCGGCGCATGCCTATCCGGAGATGCTCGGGCTCGTTGCCTCCGGCAACCTCGCCCCCGCCGAGTTGATCACGCGGAGGATCTCCCTGGAGGAGGTGCCGGCGGCGCTCGCTGCGCTGAGCGATGGGACGCCGGCAGGCATCACGGTTATCAACCCCTGGGGCGAGCCGTCATCGAACCTCAGAGCCGGATCAGATAGACCGTTGGTGGCCGGCCGGTGCGGCCGTGTTGCTGACTGCCGATCGGGTCGGCCAGGCCGGCGCGTTCGAGGCGCTTGA
- the argG gene encoding argininosuccinate synthase: MSKVITSLPVGERVGIAFSGGLDTSVAVAWMRDKGAVPCTYTADIGQYDEPEIDSVPGRAKAYGAEISRLVDCRAALVEEGLAALTCGAFHIRSGGRAYFNTTPLGRAVTGTLLVRAMLEDDVQIWGDGSTFKGNDIERFYRYGLLTNPNLRIYKPWLDAAFVTELGGRKEMSEWLVAHELPYRDSTEKAYSTDANIWGATHEAKTLEHLDTGIETVDPIMGVKFWDPNVEIGSEDVTIGFVRGRPVTINGKEFGSAVDLVLEANAIGGRHGLGMSDQIENRIIEAKSRGIYEAPGMALLHAAYERLVNAIHNEDTIASYHNEGRKLGRLMYEGRWLDPQALMVRESLQRWVGSAITGEVTLRLRRGDDYSIINTTGPAFSYHPDKLSMERTEDSAFGPVDRIGQLTMRNLDIADSRAKLEQYAGLGMIGSAHAELLGADTTLIGEMTQGGADAIASRGEINPDDELLDNAAMEFGTD, translated from the coding sequence ATGTCCAAGGTCATCACGTCTCTGCCCGTCGGCGAACGCGTCGGCATCGCCTTCTCCGGAGGCCTCGATACGTCGGTCGCGGTCGCCTGGATGCGCGACAAGGGCGCGGTGCCCTGCACCTACACCGCCGACATCGGTCAGTACGACGAGCCCGAGATCGACTCGGTCCCCGGCCGCGCCAAGGCGTACGGCGCCGAGATCTCCCGGCTGGTCGACTGCCGCGCCGCGCTGGTCGAGGAAGGCCTGGCCGCGCTGACCTGCGGCGCGTTCCACATCCGCAGCGGTGGCCGGGCGTACTTCAACACCACCCCGCTGGGCCGCGCGGTCACCGGCACCCTGCTGGTCCGCGCGATGCTCGAGGACGACGTCCAGATCTGGGGCGACGGCTCGACCTTCAAGGGCAACGACATCGAGCGGTTCTACCGCTACGGGCTGCTGACCAACCCGAACCTGCGGATCTACAAGCCGTGGCTCGACGCCGCCTTCGTCACCGAGCTCGGTGGCCGCAAGGAGATGAGCGAGTGGCTGGTCGCACACGAGCTGCCGTACCGCGACAGCACCGAGAAGGCGTACTCGACCGACGCGAACATCTGGGGCGCGACGCACGAGGCGAAGACGCTGGAGCACCTGGACACCGGGATCGAGACGGTCGACCCGATCATGGGCGTCAAGTTCTGGGACCCGAACGTCGAGATCGGCAGCGAGGACGTCACGATCGGCTTCGTCCGGGGCCGGCCGGTGACGATCAACGGCAAGGAGTTCGGCTCCGCGGTCGACCTGGTGCTGGAGGCCAACGCGATCGGCGGCCGGCACGGTCTCGGTATGTCGGACCAGATCGAGAACCGGATCATCGAGGCCAAGAGCCGGGGCATCTACGAAGCACCGGGGATGGCGCTGCTGCACGCGGCGTACGAGCGGCTGGTGAACGCGATCCACAACGAGGACACGATCGCGTCGTACCACAACGAGGGCCGCAAGCTCGGCCGGCTGATGTACGAGGGCCGCTGGCTGGACCCGCAGGCGCTGATGGTGCGCGAGTCGCTGCAGCGCTGGGTCGGCTCGGCGATCACCGGTGAGGTCACGCTGCGGCTGCGGCGCGGCGACGACTACTCGATCATCAACACCACCGGACCGGCCTTCAGCTACCACCCGGACAAGCTGTCGATGGAGCGCACCGAGGACTCCGCCTTCGGCCCGGTCGACCGGATCGGCCAGCTGACCATGCGCAACCTCGACATCGCCGACTCCCGCGCCAAACTGGAGCAGTACGCCGGTCTCGGGATGATCGGCTCGGCCCACGCCGAACTGCTCGGCGCCGACACCACCCTGATCGGTGAGATGACCCAGGGCGGCGCCGACGCGATCGCCTCCCGCGGCGAGATCAACCCCGACGACGAGCTCCTCGACAACGCGGCGATGGAGTTCGGCACCGACTGA
- a CDS encoding ubiquitin-like small modifier protein 1, translating to MSVSVRVPTILRPYTQGVSEVSVEGSTLSEVLESLDSSYPGIRSRVLDESGELRRFVNIYVDNDDVRFSEGLQTPIKDGGQVSIIPAVAGG from the coding sequence GTGAGTGTCAGTGTCCGTGTCCCGACCATCTTGCGTCCCTACACCCAGGGCGTCTCCGAGGTCTCCGTCGAGGGTTCCACGCTGAGCGAGGTGCTGGAGTCGCTCGACTCGTCGTACCCGGGGATCAGGAGCCGGGTGCTCGACGAGTCGGGTGAGCTGCGCCGGTTCGTGAACATCTACGTCGACAACGACGACGTGCGGTTCTCCGAGGGGTTGCAGACGCCGATCAAGGACGGCGGCCAGGTCTCCATCATCCCGGCCGTCGCCGGCGGCTGA
- the thrC gene encoding threonine synthase: MSLSTAPTTHTIREGAFGNGTHLSCRACGAKSELGPFYACMECFGPLEVGYEFPTITRAQIEAGPKNIWRYQPLLPVPVDVASFPNTEPGYTRLIDAGNLARALGLRKLWVKDDSGNPTHSFKDRVVASALSATRELGMKVFACPSTGNLANAVAAAAARAGIRSVVFVPQDLERPKIITTAVYGGTLVAVEGNYDDVNKLASEIAGEEDGWAFVNVNVRPYYSEGSKTLAYEIAEQLGWRIPQQVVIPVASGSQLTKIDKGFTELGKLGLVDATDYRIYGAQATGCSPVAQAFRDGHDVVKPVKPDTIAKSLAIGNPADGPYVLDVARRTGGVIEDVSDEEVIQGIQLLARTEGIFTETAGGVTVATLKKLIETGQLDPDAETVIINSGDGLKTLDAVADRVGPKVTIPASYDAFVKAGLQ, translated from the coding sequence ATGAGCCTGAGCACCGCGCCGACCACCCACACCATCCGTGAAGGTGCCTTCGGCAACGGAACCCACCTGAGCTGTCGTGCCTGTGGCGCGAAGTCCGAGCTGGGCCCGTTCTACGCCTGTATGGAGTGCTTCGGTCCGCTGGAGGTCGGGTACGAGTTCCCCACCATCACGCGGGCACAGATCGAAGCCGGCCCCAAGAACATCTGGCGCTACCAGCCGCTGCTGCCCGTCCCGGTCGACGTGGCCAGCTTCCCGAACACCGAGCCCGGCTACACCCGGCTGATCGACGCCGGCAACCTCGCCCGCGCTCTCGGCCTGCGCAAGCTGTGGGTGAAGGACGACTCGGGCAACCCGACGCACTCCTTCAAGGACCGGGTCGTCGCCTCCGCCCTGAGCGCCACCCGTGAGCTCGGCATGAAGGTCTTCGCCTGCCCCTCCACCGGCAACCTGGCCAACGCGGTCGCCGCGGCCGCCGCCCGGGCCGGCATCCGCTCGGTCGTGTTCGTGCCGCAGGACCTGGAGCGCCCCAAGATCATCACCACCGCCGTGTACGGCGGCACGCTGGTGGCCGTCGAGGGCAACTACGACGACGTCAACAAGCTGGCCTCCGAGATCGCCGGCGAGGAGGACGGCTGGGCGTTCGTGAACGTCAACGTCCGGCCGTACTACTCCGAGGGTTCCAAGACCCTCGCCTACGAAATCGCCGAGCAGCTCGGCTGGCGGATCCCGCAGCAGGTGGTGATCCCGGTCGCGTCCGGTTCGCAGCTGACCAAGATCGACAAGGGGTTCACCGAGCTCGGCAAGCTGGGCCTGGTCGACGCCACCGACTACAGGATCTACGGCGCGCAGGCGACCGGCTGCTCGCCGGTGGCGCAGGCGTTCCGCGACGGCCACGACGTGGTGAAGCCGGTCAAGCCGGACACCATCGCGAAGTCGCTGGCGATCGGCAACCCGGCCGACGGGCCGTACGTGCTGGACGTGGCCCGGCGGACCGGTGGGGTGATCGAGGATGTCAGTGACGAAGAGGTGATCCAGGGCATCCAGTTGCTCGCCCGGACCGAGGGCATCTTCACCGAGACGGCGGGCGGGGTGACCGTCGCGACGCTGAAGAAGCTGATCGAGACCGGTCAGCTCGATCCCGACGCCGAGACGGTGATCATCAACTCCGGCGACGGGCTGAAGACGCTCGACGCCGTGGCCGACCGGGTCGGCCCGAAGGTCACCATCCCCGCGTCGTACGACGCCTTCGTGAAGGCTGGTCTGCAGTGA
- a CDS encoding helix-turn-helix domain-containing protein has protein sequence MQRPTVSVLAYDGMTAFEAGIVIEVFGLVWPDIDHPWYELKVCTETPAPVRVIGGATMSSPHGLTEFAAADTVVIPSVANPRGETSPELIEALREAQARGARIVSICSGAFALAAAGLLDGRRATTHWRYADLLRTRYPRVLVDPEPLYTDEGDVLTSAGCAAGLDLAMHLVRKDFGAAIANAVARRMVIQPYRAGGQAQYIEAPMPPEPADAPVARSLGWALEHLAEAIGVPDLAREAGLSPRTYLRHFVRATGTTPAKWLIAQRLQAALTMLETGDAPVEEIALAAGFATPVTFRHHFAKQLRTSPSQYRRTFRARQAE, from the coding sequence ATGCAGCGACCGACCGTGTCAGTGCTCGCGTACGACGGGATGACGGCGTTCGAGGCCGGCATCGTGATCGAGGTGTTCGGGCTGGTCTGGCCCGACATCGACCATCCCTGGTACGAGCTGAAGGTCTGTACCGAGACGCCGGCGCCGGTCCGGGTGATCGGGGGCGCGACGATGAGCAGCCCGCACGGCCTGACGGAGTTCGCTGCTGCCGACACGGTCGTCATCCCGAGCGTCGCGAATCCGCGCGGCGAGACGTCGCCCGAGTTGATCGAGGCGCTCCGGGAGGCACAGGCCCGCGGCGCGCGGATCGTGTCGATCTGCTCGGGCGCCTTCGCGCTGGCCGCCGCGGGGTTGCTCGACGGGCGGCGAGCAACCACCCACTGGCGGTACGCCGACCTGCTGCGAACTCGCTACCCGCGGGTGCTGGTCGATCCCGAGCCGCTCTACACCGACGAGGGTGACGTGCTCACCAGTGCGGGCTGCGCCGCGGGCCTCGACCTGGCGATGCACCTGGTCCGGAAGGACTTCGGCGCGGCGATCGCCAACGCGGTCGCCCGCCGGATGGTGATCCAGCCCTACCGGGCCGGTGGCCAGGCGCAGTACATCGAAGCGCCGATGCCGCCGGAGCCCGCCGACGCGCCGGTGGCCCGGAGTCTCGGCTGGGCGCTCGAGCACCTGGCCGAGGCGATCGGCGTACCGGATCTGGCGCGGGAGGCCGGCCTGTCGCCCCGGACCTATCTGCGGCACTTCGTCCGGGCGACCGGTACGACGCCCGCCAAGTGGCTGATCGCCCAGCGGCTGCAGGCGGCCCTGACGATGCTGGAGACCGGTGACGCGCCGGTGGAGGAGATCGCGCTGGCCGCCGGTTTCGCCACGCCGGTGACGTTCCGGCACCACTTCGCCAAGCAGTTGCGGACGTCGCCTTCGCAGTACCGGCGGACCTTCCGGGCGCGGCAGGCGGAGTGA
- a CDS encoding cation:proton antiporter → MKIDGDGLYLVAGAALLVGAVLPRLLRRYAISAPIAFVAAGLLLGLFVDQSRMSPIAEPKLTERLAELTILVALMGVGLAIDRPIGWKRWAVTWRLLLVAMPACIAAMAGVGWLLGLAPATALLLGAVLAPTDPVLASDVQVQGPTTGEGAEPDEDDEVRFALTSEAGLNDGLAFPFIYAAVFAATKGAVGNWALEWFAWDLVGKTVIGVAIGVGAGWVLGKMAFSAPSRTFRLADSREPVLALAMTLGVYGLAEVLHGYGFVAVFVGAMTLRASERDHEFHEDLHGFIEQLEHILTWGILLLLGVAITGGLLEPLTWSGVAIGLLLVFVLRPVSAWLSLAGTPMRRSERWVTAAFGVRGVGSIFYLAYAGADFSTDLSWLWATVGFTIVLSVLVHGVAATPMMRMLERRRAG, encoded by the coding sequence ATGAAAATCGATGGGGACGGGCTGTACCTGGTGGCCGGGGCGGCTCTGCTGGTGGGGGCCGTGCTGCCGCGGCTGCTGCGCCGGTATGCGATCTCTGCGCCGATCGCCTTCGTGGCTGCGGGGCTGCTGCTCGGCTTGTTCGTCGATCAGTCGCGGATGAGCCCGATCGCCGAGCCGAAGTTGACCGAACGGCTCGCCGAGTTGACCATTCTGGTCGCGCTGATGGGTGTCGGGCTGGCGATCGACCGGCCGATCGGCTGGAAGCGATGGGCGGTGACCTGGCGGCTGCTGCTGGTCGCCATGCCGGCCTGTATCGCCGCGATGGCGGGAGTGGGCTGGCTGCTCGGGCTGGCGCCGGCGACGGCGCTGCTGCTGGGCGCGGTACTGGCGCCTACCGATCCGGTGCTGGCGTCCGACGTACAGGTCCAGGGGCCGACGACCGGGGAGGGCGCCGAGCCGGACGAGGACGACGAGGTGCGGTTCGCGTTGACCTCGGAGGCCGGGCTCAACGACGGTCTCGCCTTCCCCTTCATCTACGCGGCGGTTTTCGCCGCGACCAAGGGCGCGGTGGGCAACTGGGCGCTGGAGTGGTTCGCCTGGGATCTGGTCGGCAAGACCGTGATCGGAGTGGCCATCGGAGTCGGGGCCGGCTGGGTGCTCGGCAAGATGGCCTTCTCCGCGCCTTCGCGCACCTTCCGCCTGGCGGACTCACGCGAGCCGGTGCTGGCGCTGGCCATGACTCTGGGCGTCTACGGACTCGCGGAGGTGCTGCACGGCTACGGGTTCGTCGCGGTGTTCGTCGGGGCGATGACGCTGCGGGCGTCCGAGCGCGACCACGAGTTCCACGAGGACCTGCACGGCTTCATCGAGCAACTCGAGCACATTCTCACCTGGGGGATCCTGTTGCTCCTCGGCGTGGCGATCACCGGTGGGCTGCTCGAACCGCTGACCTGGTCGGGCGTCGCGATCGGGCTGCTGCTGGTGTTCGTGCTGCGGCCGGTGAGCGCATGGCTCTCGCTGGCCGGTACGCCGATGCGCCGGTCCGAGCGCTGGGTGACCGCGGCATTCGGCGTCCGCGGCGTCGGCTCGATCTTCTATCTCGCGTACGCCGGCGCCGACTTCTCCACAGATCTCTCCTGGCTGTGGGCGACCGTGGGATTCACCATCGTGCTGAGCGTGCTCGTGCACGGCGTCGCGGCGACTCCGATGATGCGGATGCTGGAGCGCCGGCGCGCTGGTTGA
- a CDS encoding DNA-3-methyladenine glycosylase family protein: MLIRLTPYSALAEVEAEAWGPGAAWAVDGVPELLGDGDSWDGFEPLAEHRALVDAARRFADFRVPRTRAVFEAMAAAGIEQVVTGKEAFAGWRMLLREYGEPAPGPGSPDGRKMMVPPTPEQWRLIPSWQWLRAGVEGRRSRVVITAATRAAALERTLELTDGAEIERRLRSLPGVGVWTAAEVRQRAHGDADAFSFADYHISRNVSYALTGEELDDDGCAEVIEPYRGHRYRVQALLALAGITHPRYGPRKSLPTHTPGATHRLR; the protein is encoded by the coding sequence GTGCTGATCAGGCTGACGCCGTACTCCGCGTTGGCGGAGGTCGAGGCTGAGGCGTGGGGGCCGGGGGCTGCTTGGGCGGTCGACGGGGTGCCTGAGTTGTTGGGGGACGGGGACAGCTGGGACGGGTTCGAGCCGTTGGCGGAGCACCGGGCGCTGGTCGACGCGGCTCGGCGGTTCGCTGATTTCAGGGTGCCGCGGACGCGGGCGGTGTTCGAGGCGATGGCGGCGGCGGGGATCGAGCAGGTGGTGACCGGCAAGGAGGCGTTCGCGGGGTGGCGGATGCTGCTGCGGGAGTACGGCGAACCGGCGCCCGGGCCGGGGTCGCCTGACGGCCGGAAGATGATGGTGCCGCCGACACCTGAGCAGTGGCGGCTGATCCCGTCCTGGCAGTGGTTGAGGGCCGGGGTGGAGGGTCGGCGGTCGCGAGTGGTGATCACCGCCGCGACGCGGGCCGCAGCGTTGGAGCGGACGCTTGAGCTGACCGATGGAGCTGAAATCGAGCGGCGGCTGAGGTCCCTGCCCGGTGTCGGGGTGTGGACGGCTGCCGAGGTGCGGCAGCGAGCGCACGGCGACGCCGACGCGTTCTCCTTCGCCGACTACCACATCTCGCGCAACGTCTCCTACGCCCTGACCGGCGAGGAGTTGGACGACGACGGCTGCGCCGAGGTGATCGAGCCCTACCGCGGCCACCGGTACCGCGTGCAGGCGCTGCTCGCGCTGGCCGGCATCACTCACCCTCGCTACGGGCCCCGCAAATCCCTGCCTACTCACACCCCGGGTGCCACTCACCGGCTCCGCTGA
- a CDS encoding IS481 family transposase — protein sequence MSHVNATLTPRTRLRLARLIVDQGWSCAAAAKMFMVAAKTARKWAQRYRAEGPAGMADRSSRPRRSPFKTPPHLVRRIVRLRWRHRLGPVQIAGRLGLPASTVHAVLVRCRINRLSRIDRVTGEPLRRYEHDYPGSLIHVDVTKFANIPDGGGWRYLGKQQGDKNRAGTALRTGRTAKGHPNIGTAFVHTVIDDHSRLAYAEIHTNEKASTATAVLQRAVAWFTHHGVTVERVLSDNGSCYRSHAWHDTCTALAITPKRTRPYRPQTNGKIERFHRTLADGWAYARLYNSTNQRNTALPGWLHFYNHHRAHSAIGGKPPISRLTNLPGHHN from the coding sequence GTGTCCCACGTTAACGCGACTTTGACCCCCCGCACCCGGCTACGGCTCGCGCGTCTGATCGTCGATCAAGGCTGGAGCTGTGCCGCGGCGGCGAAAATGTTCATGGTCGCAGCCAAAACGGCGCGCAAATGGGCCCAGCGGTACCGCGCCGAAGGACCTGCAGGGATGGCTGACCGCAGCTCCCGCCCGCGCCGCAGCCCCTTCAAGACCCCGCCACACCTGGTACGCCGGATCGTGCGGTTGCGGTGGCGCCACCGGCTCGGCCCGGTACAAATCGCCGGCCGCCTCGGCCTGCCCGCCTCCACCGTCCATGCAGTACTGGTGCGCTGCCGAATCAACCGGCTGTCCCGGATCGACCGGGTCACCGGCGAACCCCTGCGCCGCTACGAACACGACTATCCCGGATCGCTGATCCATGTCGATGTCACCAAATTCGCCAACATTCCCGACGGCGGCGGCTGGCGCTACCTGGGCAAACAACAAGGCGACAAAAACCGTGCCGGCACCGCGCTACGGACCGGACGCACCGCCAAAGGCCACCCCAACATCGGTACCGCGTTCGTGCACACCGTCATCGACGACCACTCCCGCCTCGCCTACGCCGAAATCCACACCAACGAGAAAGCCAGCACCGCCACCGCAGTACTCCAACGCGCCGTCGCCTGGTTCACCCACCACGGCGTCACCGTCGAACGCGTCCTGTCCGACAACGGATCCTGCTACCGCTCCCACGCCTGGCACGACACCTGCACAGCACTCGCCATCACCCCGAAACGCACCCGGCCCTACCGGCCACAAACCAACGGCAAAATCGAACGCTTCCACCGCACCCTGGCCGACGGCTGGGCCTACGCCCGGCTCTACAACTCAACCAACCAACGCAACACAGCCCTACCCGGCTGGCTCCACTTCTACAATCACCACCGAGCCCACTCCGCCATCGGAGGCAAACCACCAATCAGCCGACTGACCAACCTCCCTGGACATCACAACTAG
- a CDS encoding Fic family protein has translation MIFSTPNPDAEDQQALEQIHAYRAELADVMRIPRRWAGGLRRSMLARAIQGSNSIEGYAVRVDDAVAALDDEEALSADEQTFAEIRGYRQALGYVLAMAGDADFTLDVAAVRAMHFMMLSHDLSKSPGSYRRREIYVHDEKTGENVYEGPSAEDVPGLVEELVAELASASGVDMLVRAAMAHLNLVMIHPFRDGNGRMARALQTLVLSQCGIGEPAFSSIEEWLGSNTEDYYRVLALTGAGSWQPERSAELWVKFNLRAHHIQAQTVARRYREAGRLWLAFDRLSEEFKLPDRVADELFDATLGFRIRRSTYVRRAGIEQRTATRDLARLTELGLLRPVGETKGRHYVMGDRLAAVRKQELQARTPVVDPYPWMRQRLAAAGGPLH, from the coding sequence ATGATCTTCAGTACGCCGAACCCGGACGCGGAGGACCAGCAGGCGTTGGAGCAGATCCATGCGTACCGTGCTGAGTTGGCCGACGTGATGCGCATACCTCGCCGCTGGGCGGGAGGGCTCCGTCGGAGCATGCTCGCACGAGCGATTCAGGGCTCGAACAGCATCGAGGGGTACGCAGTACGGGTGGACGACGCTGTCGCCGCCCTCGACGACGAAGAGGCACTGAGTGCCGACGAGCAGACCTTCGCCGAGATCAGGGGGTATCGCCAGGCACTCGGGTATGTGCTGGCGATGGCGGGCGACGCCGACTTCACGCTCGATGTGGCCGCAGTCCGGGCCATGCATTTCATGATGCTGAGCCATGACCTGTCGAAGAGCCCTGGCAGCTACCGGCGGCGCGAGATCTACGTTCATGACGAGAAGACCGGAGAGAACGTCTACGAAGGCCCTTCGGCGGAAGACGTTCCGGGGCTGGTCGAGGAGCTGGTGGCCGAGCTGGCCAGCGCTTCCGGAGTGGACATGCTGGTGCGGGCGGCGATGGCGCACCTCAACCTGGTGATGATTCATCCTTTCCGGGACGGCAACGGCCGGATGGCCAGGGCGCTGCAGACCTTGGTGCTGTCGCAGTGCGGTATCGGTGAACCCGCGTTCTCGAGCATCGAGGAGTGGCTGGGCAGCAACACCGAGGACTACTACCGGGTCCTCGCGCTGACCGGTGCCGGCAGTTGGCAGCCGGAGCGTTCGGCCGAGCTGTGGGTGAAGTTCAATCTTCGGGCTCATCACATCCAGGCCCAGACGGTGGCTCGGCGGTACCGCGAGGCGGGCAGGCTCTGGCTGGCCTTCGATCGCCTCTCGGAGGAGTTCAAGCTGCCGGACCGGGTGGCCGACGAACTGTTCGACGCGACGCTCGGGTTCCGTATCCGCCGATCGACCTATGTGCGCCGGGCCGGGATCGAGCAGAGAACCGCCACGCGTGACCTGGCCAGGCTCACCGAGCTCGGTCTCCTGCGGCCGGTTGGCGAGACCAAAGGACGTCACTACGTGATGGGCGATCGGCTCGCCGCGGTGAGGAAGCAGGAGCTTCAGGCCCGCACACCGGTGGTCGATCCCTACCCCTGGATGCGCCAGCGGCTGGCGGCCGCAGGCGGACCTCTCCACTAG
- the otsB gene encoding trehalose-phosphatase — MSTPVLATAAGRAGWEAIVGDPVGAVIATDFDGTLSPLVEDPSMSRAAEGALDALARLARSVGQVAIVTGRPALVATELSGVTGHPGLGRLVVLGHYGLERWEASTGAVTSDPVPGGVAVARERLPALLQGVGLGDAFVEDKGSSLAVHTRRLPDPVPALEVLRQPLTELAESVDLRLEPGNLVLELRPPGIDKGVALRRLIDSTGARSVLYAGDDLGDLAAFHAVNALRADGLHAVLVAARSSGATALTDAADIVVDDPAGVVTVLTALADAIATR, encoded by the coding sequence ATGAGCACTCCCGTACTGGCGACTGCCGCCGGGCGGGCAGGCTGGGAGGCGATCGTCGGCGACCCCGTCGGGGCGGTCATCGCCACCGACTTCGACGGCACGCTCTCACCGCTGGTCGAGGATCCGTCGATGTCGCGGGCGGCCGAGGGTGCCCTGGACGCACTGGCCCGGCTGGCGCGCTCGGTGGGACAGGTCGCCATCGTGACCGGTCGCCCGGCACTGGTCGCCACGGAGTTGTCCGGCGTGACTGGGCATCCGGGGCTGGGGCGGCTCGTAGTACTGGGGCATTACGGGTTGGAGCGCTGGGAAGCCTCCACTGGTGCTGTCACCAGCGATCCGGTGCCAGGGGGTGTCGCTGTCGCTCGGGAGCGACTTCCCGCGCTTCTGCAAGGTGTCGGTCTCGGCGACGCGTTCGTGGAGGACAAGGGCAGCTCGCTGGCGGTCCACACTCGCCGCCTCCCCGACCCGGTCCCTGCTCTCGAGGTACTGCGCCAGCCGCTGACCGAACTGGCCGAATCGGTCGACCTCCGCCTGGAGCCCGGCAACCTCGTCCTGGAGCTCCGCCCGCCCGGTATCGACAAAGGCGTAGCCCTGCGCCGCCTGATCGACTCCACCGGCGCCCGCTCGGTCCTGTACGCCGGTGACGACCTGGGCGACCTGGCAGCCTTCCACGCAGTCAACGCGCTCCGCGCCGACGGCCTTCACGCCGTACTGGTCGCTGCCCGTTCCTCCGGCGCCACCGCACTCACCGACGCCGCCGACATCGTCGTAGACGACCCGGCTGGCGTGGTAACCGTCCTCACGGCCCTCGCGGACGCGATCGCAACGCGCTGA